A DNA window from Dethiosulfovibrio salsuginis contains the following coding sequences:
- a CDS encoding Fic family protein produces MRKYMTCKSGPFYFSERYNEEILSLPLLVATMLNQTVADLPILPRKVSQLETELIRQSIFGTAAIEGNPLSQEDVVGIIENDQVADVMPKSEMEIRNLVKAYELLSNIKPTGGPFILEESLITELHRIVTAGIRYDFNEPGRYRNETVGYTEVGDKAHGGVYRPPRILKDIKDLMGEYVEWVNSEELISKGPFVRAILAHYHFALIHPFFDGNGRTARLIEAILLQAANVRYVPKMLSNYYYRNIDGYYSAFSQTIKLKGKDVTPFLRFAVEGVTESLLDIKDRITDLIKKLVFREHLAQLKAQREITVRQFDLLSLLLDDIRVFSLNDLMEERPFSLLYRKVTKQTARRDVKGLLELGLIVKAGESRYSLNLDGLKA; encoded by the coding sequence ATGCGAAAGTATATGACCTGTAAGTCCGGTCCATTCTACTTCAGCGAACGATACAACGAGGAGATCCTGTCCCTTCCGTTGTTAGTCGCTACCATGCTTAACCAGACCGTCGCCGATCTCCCGATTCTGCCTCGGAAGGTGTCTCAGCTTGAGACCGAACTTATCCGACAATCCATCTTCGGGACCGCCGCTATCGAGGGCAACCCTCTCTCTCAGGAGGACGTAGTCGGCATAATCGAAAACGACCAAGTCGCCGATGTGATGCCTAAAAGCGAGATGGAAATTCGCAACCTAGTCAAAGCCTACGAGCTTCTGTCGAATATCAAGCCGACAGGGGGTCCCTTTATCCTGGAGGAGTCGCTGATAACAGAGCTGCATAGAATCGTCACCGCAGGAATACGCTACGATTTCAACGAGCCCGGAAGATACCGAAACGAGACGGTAGGCTATACGGAGGTCGGAGACAAGGCCCACGGCGGGGTTTACAGGCCTCCTCGAATATTGAAGGACATAAAGGATCTGATGGGGGAATACGTGGAGTGGGTCAACAGCGAGGAGCTTATCTCGAAGGGACCTTTCGTCCGGGCCATACTGGCCCATTATCATTTTGCGTTAATCCATCCCTTTTTCGACGGAAACGGCAGGACCGCCCGGCTGATAGAGGCGATACTGCTCCAGGCGGCGAACGTCCGTTACGTACCTAAAATGCTGTCCAACTATTACTATCGAAACATCGACGGCTATTACTCCGCCTTTTCCCAGACCATAAAGCTCAAAGGAAAGGACGTAACCCCTTTTTTGAGGTTCGCCGTGGAAGGAGTCACCGAGTCATTGCTCGATATCAAGGATAGGATAACGGACCTGATAAAAAAGCTGGTTTTCAGGGAGCACCTTGCCCAGCTAAAGGCCCAGAGGGAAATCACGGTCAGGCAGTTCGACCTACTGTCCCTTCTGCTCGACGATATACGTGTTTTCTCCCTAAACGACCTGATGGAGGAGAGGCCTTTCTCACTGCTTTATCGAAAGGTCACCAAACAGACCGCTCGACGGGACGTAAAAGGTCTTTTGGAGCTGGGCCTGATCGTTAAGGCAGGGGAGAGCCGGTATTCACTGAACCTGGATGGGCTAAAAGCTTGA
- a CDS encoding ABC transporter ATP-binding protein: protein MELRISEVSKVFPSHDGGAVVRAVDSVNLTVADGELVTLLGPSGCGKTTLLRMIAGFEDPSEGDLYFGDRRVNNVAPNRRNATLVFQSYAIFPHLNVFENIAFGLRLKGLKEGDIRSKMEKVVHMVGLGGMETRRPSQLSGGQQQRVALARAVVMEPELLLFDEPLSNLDAKLREQMRIDIRRLQKALGITSVYVTHDQAEAMSISDRVVVMKDGRIEQSGSPVDLYARPRNRFVADFIGKANFLDGTASEGGVILGGKSYPMDIAPSEVGEAQVVARPEALVLSRDEGHFPCEVMRTTFLGNLVEYEVECPNLGTLTVHQVNPMAGELFRPGESIQVSLRPETLHILEKE, encoded by the coding sequence ATGGAGTTACGCATATCGGAGGTGTCCAAGGTCTTTCCGAGCCACGACGGAGGAGCGGTTGTTCGGGCGGTGGACTCGGTGAACCTGACCGTGGCCGACGGCGAGCTGGTCACTCTGCTAGGCCCCAGCGGCTGTGGAAAAACCACCTTGCTCAGGATGATAGCGGGATTTGAGGATCCATCGGAGGGGGACCTATACTTCGGAGACAGGCGGGTCAACAACGTGGCCCCGAACAGGAGAAACGCCACTTTGGTTTTTCAGTCCTACGCCATTTTCCCCCATCTGAACGTCTTCGAGAACATCGCCTTCGGCCTAAGGCTCAAGGGCCTAAAGGAGGGGGACATCCGGTCCAAGATGGAAAAGGTGGTCCATATGGTTGGCCTAGGTGGCATGGAGACCCGCCGTCCCTCCCAGCTGTCCGGAGGGCAGCAGCAGAGGGTAGCTCTCGCTAGGGCGGTGGTCATGGAGCCAGAGCTACTCCTCTTCGACGAGCCCCTGTCTAACCTGGACGCCAAGCTCAGAGAACAGATGAGGATAGATATCCGCCGTCTCCAGAAGGCCCTGGGCATAACATCGGTCTACGTCACCCACGACCAGGCGGAGGCCATGAGCATCTCCGACAGAGTCGTGGTCATGAAAGACGGCCGAATAGAGCAATCCGGCTCCCCTGTGGACCTCTACGCCAGGCCCAGAAACCGTTTCGTCGCAGACTTTATAGGCAAGGCAAATTTTCTCGATGGGACGGCCTCCGAGGGTGGGGTTATCCTGGGCGGGAAGTCCTACCCTATGGACATAGCTCCCTCGGAGGTCGGAGAGGCCCAGGTCGTCGCCCGTCCCGAGGCGTTGGTCCTGTCACGGGACGAGGGCCATTTTCCCTGCGAGGTAATGAGGACCACCTTCCTGGGAAATCTGGTCGAGTACGAGGTGGAATGCCCAAACCTGGGAACCCTGACGGTACACCAGGTCAACCCCATGGCAGGAGAGCTCTTTCGTCCCGGAGAGTCCATTCAGGTCTCCCTGCGCCCCGAGACCCTACATATACTGGAAAAAGAGTGA
- a CDS encoding ABC transporter permease, which yields MRKSLRELRLLCRDPLVAFLVLSVAVALILFVVYPLGMVLVKSFQNVEGALSVENYSRFAQFKYLKSALLNSLSVGVLTGVIGVLVGYTAALTMVRTNLPYKRFLHLVFILPIIAPPFTSALSVLMLFGSNGLITRGLLGIRNYSIYGFKGVLISQVFTFAPVAYLTLRGVLESLNPTLEDAAMNVGASRWQTFWKVTFPLSLPGIASAFLVVFIESLADFGNPLVLAGSRFPMLATQAYLEITGSFNLPLGAALAVVLLIPSVTAFIIQRYFIQRRQYTTVTGKPVDSTSKLIGPGAKVVLHGFLVLFALSVALFYGVIAVGAFTKVWGYDFTFTAAHLLYAFKVGGQTIKDTLIVAALATPISGIMGMLIAFMIVRLSFPGKGLLEFGSILNFAVPGTVVGIGYILAFNRPPVVLVGTLTILVLNFVFRYIPVGIQSGVAVLRQIDPSIEEAAQNLGADGVTTFRKVTLPLIAPAFFSGLVFAFVRAMTAISAAIFLVSANWNLLTVQILNQVGSGRLGVAAAFSVILVSIVLVAIGIIGKLVPGRTGGASTIQVREG from the coding sequence TTGAGAAAAAGCCTTAGAGAGCTGAGACTGCTCTGTCGAGATCCACTGGTGGCTTTTTTGGTGCTCTCCGTGGCGGTGGCTCTGATTCTGTTCGTGGTCTACCCTCTGGGGATGGTTTTGGTGAAGAGCTTTCAAAACGTCGAGGGAGCACTCTCCGTCGAGAACTACAGCCGCTTTGCCCAGTTTAAGTACCTTAAGAGCGCACTGCTGAACAGCCTATCGGTAGGTGTCCTGACCGGAGTCATAGGGGTTTTGGTCGGATACACCGCCGCCCTGACCATGGTCAGGACCAACCTGCCGTATAAGAGGTTTTTACACCTGGTCTTCATACTGCCCATTATAGCCCCTCCCTTCACCAGCGCCCTCTCGGTGCTCATGCTCTTTGGCTCCAACGGTCTCATAACCAGAGGTCTTTTGGGCATCAGAAACTACTCGATTTACGGCTTCAAAGGGGTTCTCATATCCCAGGTCTTCACCTTCGCCCCTGTGGCCTACCTCACCCTCAGAGGGGTCCTGGAGTCGCTGAACCCCACCCTGGAGGACGCCGCCATGAACGTCGGGGCATCTCGGTGGCAGACCTTCTGGAAGGTGACCTTCCCCTTAAGCCTTCCGGGGATAGCCAGTGCCTTTTTGGTGGTCTTCATAGAGTCTCTGGCGGACTTCGGCAACCCTCTCGTGTTGGCCGGGAGCCGCTTCCCCATGCTGGCCACCCAGGCCTACCTTGAGATAACCGGATCTTTCAACCTGCCACTTGGTGCCGCTCTGGCGGTGGTGCTGCTAATTCCATCTGTGACCGCCTTTATCATACAGAGATACTTTATCCAGAGGCGACAGTACACCACCGTGACCGGCAAACCGGTGGACTCCACCTCCAAGCTAATAGGTCCAGGGGCTAAGGTGGTCCTCCACGGCTTTTTGGTCCTATTCGCCCTGTCGGTGGCGCTGTTCTACGGTGTTATAGCCGTAGGGGCCTTCACCAAGGTCTGGGGTTACGACTTTACCTTCACCGCCGCCCACCTGCTCTACGCCTTTAAGGTCGGAGGTCAGACCATAAAGGACACACTCATAGTGGCGGCCCTCGCCACACCTATCTCGGGGATAATGGGCATGCTCATAGCCTTCATGATAGTCCGGCTGTCCTTCCCTGGAAAGGGCCTTCTGGAGTTCGGCTCTATCCTTAACTTCGCCGTTCCCGGCACAGTGGTGGGAATCGGCTACATACTGGCCTTCAACCGCCCCCCTGTGGTTTTGGTCGGAACCTTGACCATACTGGTGCTGAACTTCGTGTTCCGGTATATCCCGGTAGGGATCCAGTCCGGCGTGGCGGTCCTCAGGCAGATAGACCCATCCATAGAGGAGGCGGCCCAGAACCTTGGGGCCGACGGGGTGACCACCTTTCGAAAGGTCACCTTGCCCCTGATAGCTCCGGCGTTCTTCTCCGGCCTGGTCTTTGCCTTCGTCAGGGCCATGACCGCCATCAGCGCCGCCATATTCCTGGTCTCCGCCAACTGGAACCTCCTGACGGTCCAGATACTCAACCAGGTGGGGTCGGGCAGGCTTGGGGTCGCCGCGGCGTTCAGCGTCATTCTGGTGTCCATAGTCCTGGTCGCCATAGGGATTATAGGAAAGCTCGTTCCGGGAAGGACCGGAGGAGCGTCAACCATTCAGGTTCGAGAGGGGTAG
- the pepT gene encoding peptidase T → MYDVVDRFLRYAKVHTTSDESSNTCPSTDCQWDLARMLVKEMEEMGLKDPSVDENSYVTATFPGNSDGPVIGFIAHMDTAPDVSGENVSPRIVEDYDGEDINLDKGGKVILSPSDFPCLKDYVGQNLIVTDGTTLLGADDKAGIAEILSAVAYLKDHPEIPRCTIRIGFTPDEEIGRGADRFDVKAFDADWAYTVDGGVLGQMEFENFNAASATVNIQGRSVHPGTAKDQMINSIQIGMRLAELMPSTEVPEKTEGCQGFIHLHTFKGLVEESVMKFIIRDHDRKLFEEKKDFVRKAVAQINREFGNRATLEIKDQYYNMEEKIRERMDIVDLARRAMEAVDITPSVEPIRGGTDGARLSYMGLPCPNIFTGGHNFHGKYEFIPIQSMEKATETIISIAKLAAKP, encoded by the coding sequence ATGTACGACGTAGTGGATCGCTTTCTCAGATACGCAAAGGTACACACCACATCGGACGAATCGTCAAACACCTGCCCCAGCACCGACTGTCAGTGGGACCTCGCCAGGATGCTGGTCAAGGAGATGGAGGAGATGGGGCTTAAAGACCCCTCGGTGGACGAAAACAGCTACGTCACCGCCACGTTCCCCGGGAACTCCGACGGGCCGGTGATAGGCTTTATAGCCCATATGGACACCGCGCCGGACGTGTCCGGGGAGAACGTGTCTCCGAGGATCGTGGAGGATTACGACGGAGAGGATATAAATCTGGATAAAGGCGGTAAAGTGATCCTGTCTCCATCGGACTTTCCATGTCTAAAGGACTACGTCGGTCAGAATCTCATCGTCACCGACGGGACGACCCTCCTTGGGGCCGACGACAAGGCCGGTATCGCCGAGATCCTTTCGGCGGTTGCCTACCTGAAGGACCATCCAGAGATACCCCGCTGTACCATACGAATAGGGTTCACCCCCGACGAGGAGATAGGCAGGGGAGCGGATAGGTTCGACGTGAAGGCCTTCGACGCCGATTGGGCCTACACCGTGGACGGAGGGGTTTTAGGTCAGATGGAGTTCGAGAACTTCAACGCGGCATCCGCCACGGTGAACATACAGGGCAGAAGCGTCCATCCCGGGACCGCCAAGGACCAGATGATCAACTCCATCCAGATCGGCATGAGGCTGGCGGAGCTGATGCCTTCCACGGAGGTGCCTGAGAAGACCGAGGGCTGCCAGGGATTTATCCACCTCCACACCTTCAAGGGCCTGGTGGAGGAGAGCGTTATGAAGTTCATCATTAGGGACCACGATAGAAAGCTCTTCGAGGAGAAAAAGGATTTCGTGAGAAAAGCGGTGGCCCAGATAAACCGGGAGTTCGGAAACAGGGCCACCCTTGAGATAAAGGACCAGTACTACAACATGGAGGAGAAGATCCGGGAGAGAATGGATATAGTGGACCTGGCCAGACGGGCCATGGAGGCGGTGGATATAACCCCGTCGGTAGAGCCTATAAGAGGCGGCACCGACGGAGCCAGGCTGTCCTACATGGGGCTGCCCTGCCCCAATATCTTCACCGGAGGCCATAACTTCCACGGCAAGTACGAGTTCATACCGATCCAGTCCATGGAGAAGGCCACCGAGACGATCATATCCATAGCGAAGCTGGCGGCAAAACCCTAA
- a CDS encoding AfsR/SARP family transcriptional regulator, with translation MYARLFGPPSLSLRGEPVAFPFKKVEALSYILITEGGASRTWLAQHLWPEKDERSGAKNLRNALYQLRSIMPQSTILSNNSRISIASGKVRSDLDFLSDLESLGERDLKRLGLPYLEGFYLEGTEEFNHWLQSKRDYFRDLYVKNLRHQAEKATLSGEDDRSVMLLTNALSIAPWDEEIAKKLMESLGKQGNLSRIVETYAALSTRLRNEMGIDPSPETTDLYKSIFQKLDSVSVQPRDDFSKGLWGRDGEKAQILNLIANQDERPLCISLWGAEGSGRTAVLNRILRDHSDMVGKSIVCSISHQNRGNPWHDLYQVATRYGLFLNSDAPFREQGRDIADFIGKRSQEGRITFFLDEVRFIGREEIELMKMVLSSEPENLTVLMVDHPETFGDNDRWLGAMAAEGKIRYRSIKILPFGPRECGMFCRHVLGITEDIPLPDEEERIYEETLGLPVCLSALSELYAQGRGLEDLGNRLEFPIRAMSNRLSPVHIDIMETLSIIDEPVSLDILRGHMTEGNLEPELIKLEKMDLLKAEISVDGNAALAVVHPQIKAFFRRSAPKLKRHFVSQRMLAKSLERDPLGFYPPSLCLRDIDRSKEGGSLEQRIEAHGRYLRLLVRAKCEGFPPIEDGILKKVERDSRNWSKEIDRLTLQIQALFQRSVGSSENIRSLQNRFEATTGFHRLWAGELDRGKRHLIGALEESVRRGDRSLSIECLHGLCLLAIRTEDDDLLSRYGKEIEIASEGNRLNRAIALRMRGVAMARSGFIEEGRQQLTLSLEILEDLKNLGQRYSSLFSMVESSLGKIALDNDDLPSAEIHLRKAMMALMRSEVHQGRWIIHIMTAQLMWLKGDHEGLSEHLAQAEEYRDEIIFGDLGVLFNSLCAYDHHVKGDLQGAARHLKRAHFSATWLVKKDRSMDFLEQLESYIAATVK, from the coding sequence ATGTACGCTAGGCTTTTTGGACCGCCGTCACTGAGTCTCAGAGGGGAACCTGTCGCCTTTCCCTTCAAGAAAGTGGAGGCTCTAAGCTATATACTGATAACCGAGGGGGGAGCCTCCAGGACATGGCTGGCCCAACATCTATGGCCGGAGAAAGACGAGAGATCGGGAGCGAAGAACCTTAGAAACGCCCTCTATCAGCTGAGGTCGATCATGCCTCAGTCGACCATACTCTCCAACAACAGCCGTATATCCATAGCCTCTGGAAAGGTAAGGAGCGATCTGGACTTTCTCTCCGACCTGGAGAGTCTAGGGGAAAGGGATCTCAAAAGGCTGGGACTGCCCTATCTGGAGGGATTTTATCTGGAGGGAACCGAAGAGTTCAACCACTGGCTCCAGAGCAAACGGGATTATTTCAGAGATCTTTACGTGAAAAACCTCCGACACCAGGCGGAAAAGGCCACTCTCTCCGGCGAGGACGACAGGTCGGTGATGTTGCTGACAAACGCCCTCTCCATAGCCCCATGGGACGAGGAGATCGCCAAAAAACTGATGGAGTCTCTGGGAAAACAGGGAAATCTGTCCCGAATAGTTGAGACCTACGCAGCTCTCTCGACTAGGCTTAGAAACGAGATGGGAATAGATCCTTCCCCTGAGACCACCGACCTCTACAAATCGATATTCCAGAAACTGGACTCTGTATCGGTCCAGCCTAGAGACGATTTCTCAAAAGGCCTATGGGGAAGGGACGGAGAGAAGGCCCAGATCCTGAACCTGATCGCAAACCAGGACGAGAGACCTCTATGCATATCCCTCTGGGGGGCCGAGGGAAGCGGGAGGACCGCTGTTTTAAACCGGATATTGAGGGATCACAGCGATATGGTTGGGAAATCCATCGTGTGCAGTATCTCCCATCAGAACAGGGGAAATCCATGGCACGATCTGTATCAGGTGGCGACGAGATATGGCCTGTTTCTGAACTCAGATGCTCCTTTCAGGGAACAGGGAAGGGATATCGCCGACTTTATAGGCAAAAGATCTCAGGAGGGGAGAATTACCTTTTTTCTGGACGAAGTGAGGTTTATAGGGAGAGAAGAGATAGAGCTTATGAAGATGGTCCTGTCTTCGGAACCGGAGAACCTGACCGTCCTCATGGTCGACCACCCGGAGACTTTCGGCGATAACGATCGATGGCTCGGCGCCATGGCGGCGGAGGGAAAGATAAGATACAGATCCATAAAAATACTTCCCTTTGGACCGAGGGAGTGCGGGATGTTCTGTCGTCACGTTCTGGGAATAACCGAGGATATACCGTTGCCCGACGAGGAGGAGCGTATATACGAAGAGACCCTTGGACTGCCTGTGTGTCTTTCCGCTCTCTCAGAGCTCTACGCCCAAGGAAGAGGCCTTGAAGACCTAGGGAACCGATTAGAGTTCCCAATAAGGGCCATGTCCAACAGGCTCTCTCCGGTCCACATAGATATAATGGAGACTCTGTCGATCATAGACGAGCCCGTATCACTGGATATCCTGAGAGGCCATATGACAGAGGGGAATCTGGAACCGGAGCTCATAAAGCTGGAGAAAATGGACCTGTTGAAAGCGGAGATATCGGTGGACGGCAACGCAGCTCTAGCGGTCGTCCACCCTCAGATAAAGGCTTTCTTTCGGAGATCCGCCCCTAAACTGAAAAGGCACTTCGTCTCCCAGAGGATGCTCGCAAAATCGCTGGAGAGGGATCCTCTGGGATTTTACCCGCCGAGTCTGTGTCTGAGGGATATAGACCGAAGCAAAGAGGGAGGATCGCTGGAACAACGGATAGAGGCCCATGGCCGCTACCTCAGACTGCTGGTGAGGGCAAAGTGCGAGGGCTTTCCGCCGATAGAGGACGGAATCCTGAAAAAAGTCGAGCGAGACAGTAGAAACTGGTCGAAAGAGATCGATAGGCTTACTTTGCAGATTCAGGCGCTGTTTCAGAGGTCCGTAGGAAGTAGCGAGAACATTCGATCGCTACAAAACCGCTTTGAGGCCACTACCGGTTTTCACCGACTCTGGGCCGGAGAACTGGATAGGGGAAAGAGACACCTCATCGGAGCCCTGGAGGAAAGCGTGAGGAGAGGGGACCGTTCCCTTTCCATCGAATGCCTTCACGGTCTCTGCCTGCTGGCCATCAGGACAGAAGACGACGACCTTCTGAGCCGCTACGGCAAGGAGATAGAGATAGCCAGCGAAGGGAACCGTCTAAACCGAGCTATCGCCTTGAGGATGAGGGGCGTCGCAATGGCTCGAAGTGGCTTCATCGAGGAAGGCAGACAGCAACTCACGCTATCCCTTGAGATCCTGGAGGACCTTAAAAACCTCGGCCAGAGATACAGCTCTCTCTTCTCTATGGTCGAAAGCTCTCTGGGAAAGATCGCTCTCGATAACGACGATCTGCCATCGGCGGAGATACACCTGAGAAAAGCCATGATGGCACTTATGAGAAGCGAAGTCCATCAGGGGAGGTGGATCATACACATAATGACCGCCCAGCTCATGTGGCTAAAGGGCGACCATGAGGGACTATCGGAACACCTTGCCCAAGCCGAGGAATATAGAGACGAGATTATATTCGGCGATCTAGGGGTCCTATTCAATTCACTCTGTGCCTACGATCACCACGTCAAAGGAGACCTCCAGGGAGCGGCTAGACACCTGAAGAGAGCCCACTTTTCCGCCACCTGGCTCGTGAAGAAAGACCGTTCCATGGACTTTTTAGAGCAATTAGAGTCCTATATAGCTGCTACGGTTAAATAG
- a CDS encoding ABC transporter substrate-binding protein, whose translation MLSKVRFLALLILACMCTGAFASERSLVVYSSVDEENASAILKAFTEDTGVKVHMVFLSSGPAMSRIEAEKANPQADLWFGAPNENHIVAKTRGLTEPYVSPEAADLADNFKDSEGFWHAFYMNPLGFGILYKDLEKDGVAEPLSWTDLAKAEYKGLIQMPSPQSSGTSYALIQTLMAIMGEDKAFSYMKDLNVNVQTYTQSGTGPSQNLAIGETLVAIQFTPAFLKLVDQGFPAKVVFPKEGVGYEAAAMSIIKGSKNLDEAKALVDWMVSRRGQEVLSQAKTYFFPVRPDVSAGEGVPSLSEIKLVDYDREKAAADKKRIVDRWVTEVLGQ comes from the coding sequence ATGTTATCTAAGGTACGGTTTTTAGCTCTGCTGATTTTAGCCTGTATGTGTACCGGTGCTTTTGCGTCGGAAAGGTCGCTGGTGGTCTACTCCAGCGTGGACGAGGAAAACGCCTCCGCTATCCTCAAGGCTTTTACCGAGGACACAGGCGTAAAGGTCCATATGGTGTTTTTATCCTCCGGCCCAGCCATGAGCCGTATCGAGGCGGAGAAGGCCAACCCTCAGGCGGATCTGTGGTTCGGAGCCCCCAACGAGAACCATATAGTCGCCAAGACCAGAGGGCTCACCGAGCCCTACGTCTCCCCTGAGGCGGCGGACCTGGCGGATAACTTCAAAGACTCCGAGGGTTTCTGGCACGCTTTCTACATGAACCCCCTGGGATTTGGGATCCTATATAAGGATCTGGAAAAAGACGGAGTAGCCGAGCCACTTTCCTGGACGGACCTCGCTAAGGCCGAGTATAAGGGCCTTATTCAGATGCCGTCCCCTCAATCCTCCGGCACGTCCTACGCCCTCATACAGACCTTGATGGCCATCATGGGGGAGGACAAGGCTTTCTCCTATATGAAGGACCTCAACGTCAACGTCCAGACCTACACCCAGAGCGGCACAGGCCCCAGCCAGAATCTGGCCATAGGGGAGACCTTAGTGGCTATACAGTTCACCCCCGCCTTCCTCAAGCTTGTGGACCAGGGATTCCCCGCCAAGGTCGTCTTCCCTAAAGAGGGAGTTGGCTACGAGGCAGCCGCCATGTCCATCATAAAGGGCAGCAAGAACCTGGACGAGGCCAAGGCCCTGGTGGACTGGATGGTCTCCAGAAGAGGGCAGGAGGTCCTGAGCCAGGCCAAGACCTACTTCTTCCCGGTTCGGCCCGACGTCTCCGCAGGTGAGGGCGTTCCCTCTCTGTCGGAGATAAAACTGGTGGACTACGACAGGGAAAAGGCCGCAGCGGACAAAAAGCGGATCGTCGATCGCTGGGTCACAGAGGTACTGGGACAGTAG
- a CDS encoding YjiH family protein produces the protein MERGKNESFSASRLAKFIVPSLLGVFLLMTPLVIDGRQTVLVSLMSKATNAFIDGIVPIPILVLVFITISTLLALFCKLSAPSFIMENDYWKKIFDISWFWTSARILGLVIAFMVYFNLGPEILWSDDTGGLILHDLIGGLFTVFLIAGFILPLLTDFGLLEFIGVYLTKIMRPVFRLPGRSAIDCIASWVGDGTIGVALTNRQYTEGYYTAKEAAIISTTFSAVSITFCLVVLENIGMMDYFAHYYLAVTVAGIAAALIVPRIPPLSRKKDDYYRGERKEAGELIPDGLSRTQWGLSMAVKKADNSGHVGHLLINGGKTVLDLWLGVLPIIMAFGTLALVLAESTPIFQWLGMPFMPLLNLLGVPEATAASHTLVVGFADMVVPSLMADSITSPMTKFIVGAVSVTQLIYMSETGAVILGSDIPVDLKDLFIIFIERTIITLPIVCLFAKLFF, from the coding sequence ATGGAAAGAGGAAAAAATGAGAGTTTTTCCGCAAGTCGTTTAGCGAAGTTTATCGTCCCATCGTTGCTAGGGGTGTTCCTATTGATGACTCCTCTGGTTATAGACGGCAGACAGACGGTGCTAGTGTCCCTCATGTCCAAGGCCACCAACGCCTTTATCGATGGTATTGTCCCTATACCCATACTCGTCCTCGTGTTCATTACGATCAGTACCTTGCTGGCTTTGTTCTGCAAACTCTCCGCTCCATCTTTCATAATGGAAAACGACTACTGGAAAAAGATCTTCGATATCTCCTGGTTCTGGACCTCCGCCAGGATCCTGGGGCTCGTGATAGCGTTCATGGTCTATTTCAACCTAGGCCCCGAGATCCTGTGGTCCGATGATACCGGCGGTCTTATACTTCACGACCTCATCGGCGGTCTTTTCACCGTCTTCCTCATCGCGGGGTTTATACTGCCCCTTCTCACCGACTTCGGCCTCCTCGAGTTCATAGGGGTCTACCTCACTAAGATTATGAGGCCCGTCTTCAGGCTCCCCGGTCGTTCCGCCATCGACTGTATAGCCTCTTGGGTCGGAGACGGAACCATCGGAGTTGCCCTCACCAACCGCCAGTACACCGAAGGCTACTACACCGCTAAAGAGGCGGCCATAATAAGCACAACCTTCTCCGCCGTCTCGATCACCTTCTGTCTGGTTGTCCTCGAGAACATCGGCATGATGGACTACTTCGCCCACTACTATCTGGCGGTCACCGTCGCCGGTATCGCCGCTGCCCTCATCGTTCCCAGAATTCCTCCCCTCTCCAGAAAAAAGGACGACTACTATCGCGGAGAGAGAAAAGAGGCGGGAGAACTGATCCCCGACGGCCTTTCCAGAACCCAGTGGGGTCTCTCCATGGCGGTCAAAAAGGCGGATAACAGCGGTCACGTAGGACACCTGCTTATAAACGGCGGCAAGACCGTCCTGGACCTGTGGCTAGGGGTTCTGCCCATAATAATGGCCTTCGGAACTCTGGCCCTGGTACTGGCCGAATCCACCCCTATCTTCCAGTGGTTGGGAATGCCCTTTATGCCTCTGCTCAATCTTCTTGGGGTGCCTGAGGCCACAGCGGCGAGCCATACCCTGGTCGTAGGTTTTGCGGACATGGTGGTACCCTCCCTTATGGCTGATTCCATAACCTCCCCTATGACTAAGTTCATAGTCGGTGCGGTGTCGGTCACCCAGCTGATCTACATGTCCGAGACCGGAGCGGTCATACTGGGATCCGATATTCCCGTGGACCTGAAAGACCTGTTTATCATCTTTATCGAAAGGACCATCATAACCCTCCCCATAGTGTGTCTTTTCGCCAAGCTGTTCTTCTAA